The Aquisalimonas asiatica genome has a window encoding:
- the argF gene encoding ornithine carbamoyltransferase, which produces MTAGHFLTLRDFTPDALHQLIHRARDLKALRERGELHEPLRGKVLGMVFEKSSTRTRVSFEAGMNQLGGSAIFLSPRDSQLGRGEPVEDTARVLSRMVDAVMIRTFAHDTLERFAAYSAVPVINGLSDSFHPCQLLADIQTFVEHRGSIQGRTVAWIGDGNNMCHSYINAAALFDFQLRVGCPEGFDPDPDIVATAPERVSIHRDPAEAVAGADLVVTDVWASMGQEEEQKRRERAFAPYRVTAALMAAAAEDALFMHCLPAHRGEEVDADVIDGRQSVVWDEAENRLHAQKALLEQLMLKE; this is translated from the coding sequence ATGACCGCCGGTCATTTTCTCACCCTGCGGGATTTCACCCCGGACGCCCTGCACCAGCTGATCCACCGTGCGCGGGACCTGAAAGCGCTGCGCGAGCGCGGCGAGCTGCACGAGCCCCTGCGCGGCAAGGTGCTCGGCATGGTGTTCGAGAAGTCGTCCACCCGCACCCGGGTCTCCTTCGAGGCGGGCATGAATCAGCTTGGCGGTAGCGCCATTTTCCTGAGCCCCCGGGACAGCCAGCTGGGGCGCGGCGAGCCGGTGGAGGACACCGCGCGGGTGCTCTCGCGCATGGTCGACGCTGTCATGATCCGGACATTCGCCCATGACACACTGGAACGGTTTGCGGCCTACTCCGCCGTACCGGTGATCAACGGGCTGTCGGACAGCTTCCACCCGTGCCAGCTGCTGGCGGACATCCAGACCTTCGTGGAACACCGGGGCAGCATCCAGGGACGCACGGTGGCGTGGATCGGTGATGGCAACAATATGTGTCACTCGTATATCAACGCGGCCGCGCTGTTCGACTTCCAGCTGCGCGTTGGCTGCCCGGAAGGCTTCGACCCGGACCCGGACATCGTCGCCACGGCACCGGAGCGCGTCTCCATCCACCGTGACCCGGCCGAAGCCGTCGCCGGTGCGGACCTGGTAGTCACCGACGTCTGGGCCAGCATGGGGCAGGAAGAGGAGCAGAAACGCCGGGAGCGCGCCTTCGCGCCCTATCGCGTCACTGCTGCGCTGATGGCAGCGGCGGCGGAGGATGCCCTGTTCATGCACTGCCTGCCCGCCCACCGCGGCGAGGAAGTGGATGCCGACGTCATCGACGGGCGGCAGTCCGTGGTCTGGGATGAAGCGGAGAACCGCCTGCATGCGCAGAAGGCGCTACTGGAACAGCTCATGCTGAAGGAGTGA
- a CDS encoding aspartate aminotransferase family protein codes for MPHNVMQTYGRLPVRFANGSGAWLRDESGAAYLDALSGIAVCGLGHAHPRVTAALQKQAETLLHTSNLYGVPLQDQLAEGLCARTAMDSVFFCNSGAEANEAAIKLARLHGANQGVAEPKILVMEHAFHGRTLAALAATGNARAQEGFGPLPAGFIRVPYNDLTAIDAAAAAHDGIVAILAEPIQGEGGVRVPDAGYLQGLRERCDTHGWLLMLDEVQTGIGRTGAWLASQHENVTPDVLTLAKGLGNGVPIGACLARGAAAEVLGPGSHGSTFGGNPLAASAALAVLEALDADQLMARAEALGERLQRRFREGLADEPAVVDIRGRGLMLAIELDHPCGDLVKRALDDHLLINVTAQSVIRLLPPLIISDDEADRIGDQVIALVRGFVNDAR; via the coding sequence ATGCCTCACAACGTGATGCAGACCTACGGCCGGCTCCCGGTGCGCTTCGCGAACGGCAGCGGCGCCTGGCTGCGCGACGAGTCCGGGGCCGCCTACCTGGACGCCCTGAGCGGGATCGCCGTATGCGGCCTGGGCCACGCCCATCCACGGGTCACCGCCGCCCTGCAGAAACAGGCCGAGACCCTGCTGCACACCTCCAATCTGTACGGCGTCCCGCTGCAGGACCAGCTGGCCGAGGGTCTGTGCGCGCGCACGGCCATGGACAGCGTGTTCTTCTGCAATTCCGGCGCCGAGGCCAACGAAGCCGCCATCAAGCTGGCACGGCTTCACGGCGCCAACCAGGGGGTCGCCGAGCCGAAGATCCTGGTGATGGAACACGCGTTTCACGGGCGCACGCTGGCCGCCCTGGCCGCCACCGGCAACGCCAGGGCCCAGGAGGGATTCGGCCCGCTGCCGGCCGGGTTCATCCGCGTGCCCTACAACGACCTCACCGCCATCGACGCCGCTGCGGCGGCGCATGACGGCATCGTGGCGATCCTGGCTGAACCGATCCAGGGGGAAGGCGGCGTGCGGGTGCCGGATGCCGGCTACCTCCAGGGCCTGCGCGAACGCTGCGACACCCACGGCTGGCTGCTGATGCTCGATGAGGTGCAGACCGGCATCGGCCGCACCGGCGCCTGGCTGGCCAGCCAGCACGAGAACGTAACCCCCGATGTGCTCACCCTGGCGAAAGGGCTGGGCAACGGCGTGCCCATCGGCGCGTGCCTGGCCCGGGGCGCTGCCGCCGAGGTGCTGGGCCCGGGTAGCCACGGCTCCACCTTCGGCGGCAATCCGCTGGCCGCCAGCGCCGCGCTGGCGGTGCTCGAAGCGCTGGACGCCGACCAGCTCATGGCGCGGGCCGAAGCGCTCGGCGAGCGCCTGCAGCGCCGGTTCCGCGAGGGCCTGGCAGACGAGCCGGCCGTGGTGGATATCCGTGGCCGCGGCCTGATGCTCGCCATCGAACTGGACCACCCGTGCGGCGACCTGGTCAAGCGGGCCCTGGACGATCACTTACTGATCAATGTCACGGCGCAGTCGGTGATCCGGCTCCTGCCGCCACTGATCATTTCCGATGACGAGGCCGACCGGATCGGCGATCAGGTGATCGCCCTCGTCCGCGGTTTCGTCAACGACGCGAGGTAA
- the grxD gene encoding Grx4 family monothiol glutaredoxin, which produces MDEVQEAIKKQVESHPVILFMKGTPQFPQCGFSMKASQALAGCEAEFAYVNVLEDERIRQGIKEFGNWPTIPQLYINGELVGGCDIILEMFESGDLESMIQSAGAARNDA; this is translated from the coding sequence ATGGACGAGGTTCAGGAAGCCATCAAGAAGCAGGTGGAAAGCCACCCGGTGATTCTTTTCATGAAGGGCACGCCGCAGTTCCCCCAGTGCGGCTTTTCCATGAAGGCATCCCAGGCCCTGGCGGGCTGTGAGGCCGAGTTCGCCTACGTGAACGTGCTCGAGGACGAGCGCATTCGCCAGGGCATCAAGGAGTTCGGCAACTGGCCCACCATCCCGCAGCTCTACATCAACGGCGAACTGGTCGGTGGCTGCGACATCATCCTGGAGATGTTCGAAAGCGGCGACCTGGAATCCATGATTCAGAGCGCCGGCGCGGCTCGCAACGACGCCTGA
- a CDS encoding superoxide dismutase, whose amino-acid sequence MAYDLPDLPYAHNALEPHIDAKTMEIHHGKHHNTYVTKLNAAVESHPDLASKPVNELIKRIKDLPADIQTPVRNNGGGHANHTMFWQMMSPNGGGEPAGELADAIKGTFGSLDTFKEEFGNAAVGRFGSGWAWLVLDGSGKLRITSTPNQDSPLMEDIAEVPGTPLLGLDVWEHAYYLNYQNRRPDYIAAFWNVVNWDDVAKRFAAAK is encoded by the coding sequence ATGGCTTACGATCTTCCGGATCTCCCCTATGCGCACAATGCGCTTGAGCCGCACATCGATGCCAAGACCATGGAAATCCACCATGGCAAGCACCACAACACCTATGTGACCAAGCTCAACGCGGCCGTCGAGAGCCATCCGGACCTCGCATCCAAGCCCGTGAACGAGCTGATCAAGCGCATCAAGGATCTGCCGGCGGACATCCAGACGCCGGTGCGCAACAACGGCGGCGGTCACGCCAACCACACCATGTTCTGGCAGATGATGAGCCCGAACGGTGGTGGCGAGCCGGCCGGCGAACTGGCCGATGCCATCAAGGGCACCTTCGGCAGCCTGGATACCTTCAAGGAAGAGTTCGGCAATGCCGCCGTGGGCCGCTTCGGCTCCGGCTGGGCCTGGCTGGTGCTGGATGGCAGCGGCAAGCTGCGCATCACCTCCACGCCGAACCAGGACAGCCCGCTGATGGAAGACATCGCCGAGGTTCCCGGCACGCCGCTGCTGGGACTGGACGTGTGGGAGCACGCCTACTACCTGAACTACCAGAACCGCCGTCCGGACTACATCGCGGCGTTCTGGAACGTGGTGAACTGGGACGACGTGGCCAAGCGCTTCGCCGCCGCCAAGTAA
- a CDS encoding glycine zipper domain-containing protein has protein sequence MAVMGTVGASALFLAGCATTDVSGQSDQNYDFSSVERVAVVAVEGADGSEAAQNQVAGMFNESLLRKGYSPVERSQIREVMDEQDFQHDDATTTSGAAELGRILNVDTAIVVNVPQYGDSMSMSAQMIDVDDGAVVWSASGSAASREGLSRRFGQLLGGASGAVAGSEVDGTMGAVIGGASGAVVGDMAGEAMTPEQQEQAAELVVELSDNMPDPH, from the coding sequence ATGGCAGTTATGGGGACGGTCGGGGCGAGTGCCCTGTTTCTGGCCGGGTGCGCCACCACGGATGTCAGTGGGCAGAGCGACCAGAACTACGACTTCTCCAGTGTGGAGCGGGTCGCCGTGGTGGCGGTGGAAGGGGCGGATGGCAGCGAAGCCGCCCAGAACCAGGTGGCGGGGATGTTCAACGAGTCACTGCTGCGCAAGGGGTACAGCCCGGTGGAGCGGTCCCAGATTCGCGAAGTCATGGATGAGCAGGATTTCCAGCATGACGACGCCACGACCACCAGCGGGGCCGCCGAACTCGGCCGGATCCTGAACGTGGATACCGCGATCGTCGTGAACGTGCCGCAGTACGGCGACAGCATGAGCATGTCGGCGCAGATGATCGACGTGGACGACGGTGCGGTGGTCTGGTCGGCCTCCGGCAGCGCCGCCAGTCGCGAAGGGCTTTCGAGGCGGTTCGGCCAATTGCTCGGTGGGGCCAGCGGCGCCGTGGCGGGGAGCGAGGTGGACGGCACCATGGGCGCCGTGATTGGTGGTGCCAGCGGCGCCGTCGTCGGGGACATGGCCGGCGAGGCCATGACGCCGGAACAGCAGGAGCAGGCCGCGGAGCTGGTGGTGGAGCTGAGCGACAACATGCCCGATCCGCACTAG
- the chrA gene encoding chromate efflux transporter, giving the protein MGLGPEVRRRSALEVFLVFLGLGLSSFGGPVAHLGYYREALVQRRQWLSDQQYGQIVALCQFLPGPSSSQVGQAIGLLRAGLPGLFAAWLGFTLPSAIIMIGLAVALGTAGPDALTGAGWLHGLKLAAVAVVAHAVINMARSLAPDWQRVVIVVAATAVALLWANPFGQLSALVMGGLLAFLLPMQAQATAGNDGLDIPIGRRTANVSLLLFVVALCGLPLLATAIPGGLMGLIDGVFRAGSLVFGGGHVVLPLLEREVAAPAGVDTSSFLAGYGVAQALPGPLFSFAGYLGAEAQPHMPIIGGVIAVIAIFLPGTLLLMGVLPWWGRISGIATIRRAVAGVNAGVVGLLAAILWDPVIRIGITGLTEFAIAAVAFALLMGTRFPVYLLVPACAAAGWLLL; this is encoded by the coding sequence ATGGGCCTGGGGCCGGAAGTACGGCGCCGCTCGGCGCTGGAGGTCTTTCTGGTCTTTCTCGGCCTTGGCCTGAGCTCCTTCGGTGGGCCTGTCGCCCACCTCGGCTATTACCGCGAGGCCCTGGTCCAGCGGCGCCAGTGGCTGAGCGACCAGCAGTACGGCCAGATCGTCGCCCTGTGCCAGTTCCTCCCCGGCCCCAGCAGCAGCCAGGTGGGCCAGGCCATCGGCCTCCTGCGGGCCGGGCTGCCCGGACTGTTCGCAGCCTGGCTGGGATTCACCCTCCCCTCCGCCATCATCATGATCGGGCTGGCAGTCGCGCTAGGCACGGCCGGGCCGGACGCGCTTACCGGCGCTGGCTGGCTGCACGGCCTGAAACTGGCGGCGGTGGCCGTGGTCGCCCATGCCGTCATCAACATGGCCCGGTCACTGGCACCCGACTGGCAGCGAGTGGTCATCGTCGTCGCAGCCACCGCGGTGGCACTGCTCTGGGCCAACCCCTTCGGCCAGCTCTCGGCCCTGGTCATGGGCGGGCTGCTGGCGTTCCTGCTGCCCATGCAGGCGCAGGCCACTGCCGGCAATGACGGTCTCGACATCCCGATCGGGAGACGCACCGCCAACGTGAGCCTGCTGCTGTTTGTCGTTGCGTTGTGCGGACTGCCTCTCCTGGCCACTGCCATACCGGGTGGCCTGATGGGCCTGATCGACGGCGTGTTCCGTGCCGGTTCACTGGTGTTCGGCGGCGGCCACGTGGTGCTGCCGCTGCTGGAGCGGGAGGTCGCTGCCCCCGCCGGTGTCGACACCAGCAGCTTTCTTGCGGGCTACGGCGTGGCCCAGGCGCTGCCGGGGCCGCTGTTCAGCTTTGCCGGCTACCTCGGGGCCGAGGCACAGCCGCACATGCCCATCATCGGCGGCGTCATCGCGGTCATCGCCATTTTCCTGCCCGGCACGCTCCTGCTCATGGGCGTGCTGCCCTGGTGGGGACGGATCAGCGGCATCGCCACGATCCGTCGCGCGGTCGCGGGCGTGAACGCCGGTGTCGTGGGGCTTCTGGCAGCCATTCTGTGGGACCCGGTGATCCGCATCGGCATCACCGGGCTGACCGAGTTCGCCATTGCCGCCGTCGCCTTCGCCCTGCTCATGGGAACGCGGTTTCCGGTCTACCTGCTGGTGCCGGCGTGCGCCGCCGCCGGGTGGTTGCTGTTGTAG